In one window of Mytilus galloprovincialis chromosome 6, xbMytGall1.hap1.1, whole genome shotgun sequence DNA:
- the LOC143079030 gene encoding lariat debranching enzyme A-like isoform X2 has translation MYYSGEKKAPILTIFVGGNHEASNYLQELPYGGWVAPNIYYMGYAGVIQVGGVRIAGCSGIYKGHNAHKGHYEHPPYNEDAKRSAYHVRALEIFRLKQLTRPVKIFVSHDWPRNIWKYGDVHELLKRKPDFQKDIDDGRLGNPFHEELLYYLKPEYWFAAHLHIKFPAAVQHESSDGQSKVTKFLSLDKCLPRRKFLQVLDVPHDSDKPINIELDAEWLAILKSTNHLLNLKRADKYLPGPGGRERWNFNVTNEEMNSIIEDFGGSLTIPDNFEKSVDVYNPSERNPPTPQTMTNSQTTLLCTMLDLTDPNAVFLGKDSKYDTSMDGNVDQNVSSDNDEDDDVDDDTEYESFVADSDQSLSILSSSNADDSIMSLGVSVNVSVDEKDNPAKSQNDSEEDSDEEFKAIMQKQKLEQSIDKSTSPSKSSTSQSDLDDTDSELQEITAEQKAKRQLQLTSDRGHVELALPGSDDEELASLIAEQKKFQTVPDISVEETPSLVSEDTIPLSQSSPASSGERSDSEVVRGTSGLVLGEDKEGRKRSDGSESEESPQSKKIRVKRNQSLYESGSEME, from the exons AT GTATTATTCTGGAGAGAAGAAAGCCCCTATTTTAACCATATTTGTTGGTGGCAACCATGAAGCATCAAATTACTTACAGGAATTACCATATGGTGGATGGGTGGCTCCTAATATTTATTATATGG GATATGCGGGTGTTATCCAAGTAGGAGGAGTTAGAATAGCTGGCTGTTCTGGTATCTATAAAGGCCATAATGCACATAAAG GACATTATGAACACCCACCATACAATGAAGATGCCAAGAGATCAGCATATCATGTTAGAGCTTTGGAAATATTTAGACTGAAGCAG TTAACAAGACCTGTTAAGATATTTGTATCCCATGACTGGCCTAGAAACATTTGGAAGTATGGTGATGTTCATGAGCTGTTAAAGAGGAAACCAGATTTTCAGAAGGACATAGATGATGGCAGACTAGGGAATCCTTTCCATGAGGAATTGTTGTATTACTTAAAGCCAGAATACTGGTTTGCTGCCCATCTACACATCAAGTTTCCAGCAGCAGTCCAACATGAG TCCTCAGATGGTCAGTCAAAGGTAACAAAGTTCCTATCACTGGACAAATGTCTGCCAAGACGCAAATTTTTACAG GTACTTGACGTACCACATGACAGTGATAAACCAATCAATATAGAGCTGGATGCTGAGTGGTTGGCAATTCTTAAATCTACAAATCATCTTCTCAATTTGAAAAGAGCTGATAAATATTTACCTGGCCCAGGTGGCAGAGAAAG GTGGAATTTCAATGTAACAAATGAAGAGATGAATTCAATCATTGAAGATTTTGGAGGTTCATTAACCATACCAGATAACTTTGAAAAAAGTGTAGATGTATATAATCCATCGGAGAGAAATCCACCCACTCCACAAACTATGACTAATTCACAGACCACCCTACTGTGTACAATGTTAGATCTAACTGATCCCAATGCTGTGTTCCTCGGTAAAGATTCTAAGTACGACACAAGTATGGACGGTAATGTAGACCAGAATGTCAGCAGTGATaatgatgaagatgatgatgtCGACGATGATACAGAATATGAAAGTTTTGTCGCTGATAGCGATCAGAGTTTAAGTATTTTATCGTCAAGTAATGCAGATGATAGCATCATGTCTTTGGGCGTATCGGTAAATGTCTCTGTAGATGAAAAAGACAACCCCGCCAAAAGTCAAAACGACTCAGAAGAAGACAGCGATGAAGAGTTTAAAGCAATTATGCAAAAGCAAAAACTAGAACAATCTATTGATAAATCTACCTCACCATCAAAAAGTTCGACAAGTCAGTCAGATCTAGACGATACAGATTCAGAATTACAAGAAATTACTGCTGAACAAAAAGCTAAAAGACAATTACAGCTTACCAGTGATAGAGGACATGTTGAATTAGCTTTACCGGGAAGTGATGACGAAGAACTTGCAAGTCTAATTGCTGAGCAGAAAAAGTTTCAAACTGTTCCAGATATTTCAGTTGAGGAGACTCCGTCATTAGTTTCTGAAGACACAATACCATTGTCACAATCTAGTCCTGCAAGTAGTGGCGAGAGAAGTGATTCTGAGGTTGTAAGAGGTACTAGTGGACTTGTATTAGGTGAAGATAAGGAGGGGAGAAAGAGAAGTGATGGGTCTGAGAGTGAAGAGAGTCCACAGTCAAAAAAAATAAGAGTAAAGAGAAATCAAAGTCTGTATGAATCTGGTAGTGAGATGGAGTAA
- the LOC143079030 gene encoding lariat debranching enzyme A-like isoform X1 codes for MKIAVEGCCHGELDKIYETIELLEQKNNIKVDLLLMCGDFQAVRNKSDMQCMAVPQKYQEIKTFYKYYSGEKKAPILTIFVGGNHEASNYLQELPYGGWVAPNIYYMGYAGVIQVGGVRIAGCSGIYKGHNAHKGHYEHPPYNEDAKRSAYHVRALEIFRLKQLTRPVKIFVSHDWPRNIWKYGDVHELLKRKPDFQKDIDDGRLGNPFHEELLYYLKPEYWFAAHLHIKFPAAVQHESSDGQSKVTKFLSLDKCLPRRKFLQVLDVPHDSDKPINIELDAEWLAILKSTNHLLNLKRADKYLPGPGGRERWNFNVTNEEMNSIIEDFGGSLTIPDNFEKSVDVYNPSERNPPTPQTMTNSQTTLLCTMLDLTDPNAVFLGKDSKYDTSMDGNVDQNVSSDNDEDDDVDDDTEYESFVADSDQSLSILSSSNADDSIMSLGVSVNVSVDEKDNPAKSQNDSEEDSDEEFKAIMQKQKLEQSIDKSTSPSKSSTSQSDLDDTDSELQEITAEQKAKRQLQLTSDRGHVELALPGSDDEELASLIAEQKKFQTVPDISVEETPSLVSEDTIPLSQSSPASSGERSDSEVVRGTSGLVLGEDKEGRKRSDGSESEESPQSKKIRVKRNQSLYESGSEME; via the exons atgAAGATTGCAGTAGAAGGTTGTTGCCATGGAGAATTAGACAAGATTTATGAAACAATAGAATTGCTTGAACAGAAGAACAATATTAAGGTTGATTTGCTGCTCATGTGTGGAGATTTTCAAGCTGTTAGAAATAAAAGTGATATGCAATGTATGGCTGTACCACAAAAATATCaggaaattaaaacattttacaa GTATTATTCTGGAGAGAAGAAAGCCCCTATTTTAACCATATTTGTTGGTGGCAACCATGAAGCATCAAATTACTTACAGGAATTACCATATGGTGGATGGGTGGCTCCTAATATTTATTATATGG GATATGCGGGTGTTATCCAAGTAGGAGGAGTTAGAATAGCTGGCTGTTCTGGTATCTATAAAGGCCATAATGCACATAAAG GACATTATGAACACCCACCATACAATGAAGATGCCAAGAGATCAGCATATCATGTTAGAGCTTTGGAAATATTTAGACTGAAGCAG TTAACAAGACCTGTTAAGATATTTGTATCCCATGACTGGCCTAGAAACATTTGGAAGTATGGTGATGTTCATGAGCTGTTAAAGAGGAAACCAGATTTTCAGAAGGACATAGATGATGGCAGACTAGGGAATCCTTTCCATGAGGAATTGTTGTATTACTTAAAGCCAGAATACTGGTTTGCTGCCCATCTACACATCAAGTTTCCAGCAGCAGTCCAACATGAG TCCTCAGATGGTCAGTCAAAGGTAACAAAGTTCCTATCACTGGACAAATGTCTGCCAAGACGCAAATTTTTACAG GTACTTGACGTACCACATGACAGTGATAAACCAATCAATATAGAGCTGGATGCTGAGTGGTTGGCAATTCTTAAATCTACAAATCATCTTCTCAATTTGAAAAGAGCTGATAAATATTTACCTGGCCCAGGTGGCAGAGAAAG GTGGAATTTCAATGTAACAAATGAAGAGATGAATTCAATCATTGAAGATTTTGGAGGTTCATTAACCATACCAGATAACTTTGAAAAAAGTGTAGATGTATATAATCCATCGGAGAGAAATCCACCCACTCCACAAACTATGACTAATTCACAGACCACCCTACTGTGTACAATGTTAGATCTAACTGATCCCAATGCTGTGTTCCTCGGTAAAGATTCTAAGTACGACACAAGTATGGACGGTAATGTAGACCAGAATGTCAGCAGTGATaatgatgaagatgatgatgtCGACGATGATACAGAATATGAAAGTTTTGTCGCTGATAGCGATCAGAGTTTAAGTATTTTATCGTCAAGTAATGCAGATGATAGCATCATGTCTTTGGGCGTATCGGTAAATGTCTCTGTAGATGAAAAAGACAACCCCGCCAAAAGTCAAAACGACTCAGAAGAAGACAGCGATGAAGAGTTTAAAGCAATTATGCAAAAGCAAAAACTAGAACAATCTATTGATAAATCTACCTCACCATCAAAAAGTTCGACAAGTCAGTCAGATCTAGACGATACAGATTCAGAATTACAAGAAATTACTGCTGAACAAAAAGCTAAAAGACAATTACAGCTTACCAGTGATAGAGGACATGTTGAATTAGCTTTACCGGGAAGTGATGACGAAGAACTTGCAAGTCTAATTGCTGAGCAGAAAAAGTTTCAAACTGTTCCAGATATTTCAGTTGAGGAGACTCCGTCATTAGTTTCTGAAGACACAATACCATTGTCACAATCTAGTCCTGCAAGTAGTGGCGAGAGAAGTGATTCTGAGGTTGTAAGAGGTACTAGTGGACTTGTATTAGGTGAAGATAAGGAGGGGAGAAAGAGAAGTGATGGGTCTGAGAGTGAAGAGAGTCCACAGTCAAAAAAAATAAGAGTAAAGAGAAATCAAAGTCTGTATGAATCTGGTAGTGAGATGGAGTAA